From Hyla sarda isolate aHylSar1 chromosome 5, aHylSar1.hap1, whole genome shotgun sequence, a single genomic window includes:
- the HEY1 gene encoding hairy/enhancer-of-split related with YRPW motif protein 1, with translation MKRTHDYSSSDSELDENIEVEKESADENGNLSSPPGSMSPSTTSQILARKRRRGIIEKRRRDRINNSLSELRRLVPSAFEKQGSAKLEKAEILQMTVDHLKMLHTAGGKGYFDAHALAMDYRSLGFRECLAEVARYLSIIEGLDNADPLRVRLVSHLNNYASQREAASSAHTSIGHIPWGGAFGPHPHLSHPLLLAQTPHTNASSTTSSTEAHHQSRLPGSPHADSSTLRVSSNGSLTSVLPVVTPSKLSPPLLSSVASLSAFPFSFGSFHLLSPNALSPTAPAPTGKPYRPWGTEIGAF, from the exons atGAAGAGGACGCACGACTACAGCTCGTCCGACAGCGAACTGGACGAGAACATCGAGGTGGAGAAGGAGAGTGCCGACGAGAATGG gaaTCTGAGTTCCCCTCCCGGTTCTATGTCTCCTTCGACGACGTCCCAGATTTTAGCGAGAAAGAGGCGCAGAGGG ATCATCGAGAAGCGCCGGCGGGACAGGATTAATAACAGCCTGTCTGAGCTGCGGAGACTAGTGCCCAGCGCCTTTgagaaacag GGTTCAGCAAAGTTGGAAAAAGCCGAGATTCTTCAGATGACTGTTGATCATCTCAAGATGCTGCATACCGCAGGGGGGaaag gttacTTTGATGCCCACGCCCTTGCCATGGACTATCGCAGCCTGGGTTTCCGAGAATGTCTTGCAGAGGTTGCCCGGTATCTGAGTATCATTGAAGGCTTGGACAATGCTGACCCCCTCCGGGTACGACTGGTTTCCCATCTCAACAACTATGCTTCCCAGAGAGAAGCTGCCAGCAGTGCCCACACCAGCATCGGACACATACCGTGGGGAGGCGCCTTTGGGCCCCATCCTCATCTATCTCACCCTCTACTCCTGGCACAGACTCCACATACAAATGCAAGCAGCACGACCTCCTCCACAGAAGCTCACCACCAGAGCAGACTTCCCGGGTCACCGCACGCTGATTCTTCCACTCTACGGGTTTCCTCCAATGGGAGCCTGACGTCAGTTCTTCCAGTGGTGACTCCATCCAAACTGTCTCCTCCGCTGCTCTCCTCGGTGGCCTCCCTCTCAGCATTCCCATTTTCCTTTGGATCCTTCCACTTACTGTCTCCCAATGCACTGAGCCCGACAGCACCGGCACCTACAGGCAAACCCTACAGACCCTGGGGGACGGAGATTGGAGCCTTTTAG